In Bryobacteraceae bacterium, the following proteins share a genomic window:
- a CDS encoding RHS repeat-associated core domain-containing protein, whose protein sequence is MEQTASSTPQPRIIRYCGDQLVLIEKDPHGLGPDSAVCFDFDRDGHFEHEIHTDSEGRYCFAFAAHNLNHDGVFSMVTRGAHGGKSEVVTVHAIKEKPFNPACEVPVNRVPIEPPPGEDKPPEAGICTSACTACELDETLPGASLDAYTNSATPMVRGVELATGKLRQSWSITSFATRQLDFDFTLHHSSLVDYNGPWGLGVSHSFNMMIVQDGPLSGQVVTSDLRCYPIYSDDGHEWRLPRNFFSRLRLDKARCRWTMTHFSGLETEFFQGPPGKPGYPLSICDPNRNRAYLEYDSSGLLQCIVTDLEQELHFAYDETARLRAFTDHLGRAWRFGYDERHRLTRMLTPVTEFADIAACQEITEHDLPGVLAKQPRTTLLGYSDERFPSHITSIADQRGATPESRVYDSLGRVRTTFVNGMPIHYDYQVEFALDKLEAGNLVTRVTDREGNVNDYEIHGTAGGALNGRGRFGLRRQITWTERGKGNPPLRMDEPAYWEQRWLHDCNCLAPIVATQPFSSDDAKALNFDDAGIPTDWPRTVYAYNDVRQVLVDLYTDGAESIRTESAYQEQAFGDERQYSRKIRWTEPRGFDDNPIYAGLGFTHSYRYDARGNRTRHDAPTVTRGVDAPQIIAETWSYNEFGQVLQHTGPNGNITANAYYDGPSTGGDINAKGPFGGYLRSVTRGAGGSKDAATNLTTTYLVNPLGMTTREIDPKGFIHDTEYNNLQERVRWIEPRVTLRQGAQVRYETRWVYDGAGNEVLERRSNIDLDGAVPANRWIDRSMSYDNVRNLLSDRAEVDADGARDLTTRHAYDRNDDRVVTQRPEGNREFRIYDERRLLLATFYGVAPGGRIDDGYPSDKRAHDLGSTAFVGATLDTYDARLNLVRHRDGRGNLTGRFFDFYNRQIAESDPNGNGWVRTYDDDSNVLTTARGAVSRERGEITELLEQTFERYDEAGRGYQRVLDIDLGGNEQTAVDPDDGKNSSYRIRFDPGARTVLGMDANGNTTAYGYDAADRILTVTDALGNVRAHAYDGNSNIVRITETEVPGPGAAGDPETWVITFAFDEVNRQTERRILGLNGNSIDHAWFFAYDSRGNERLMRDAENNVTRSTFDYADRLILRQRFDGDPLTGDPLELLRYEWVYDRNDRAVEERALSDVTDPASVQITRHAYDDLDRQVRTVFPDSDDPIDGAGSVGDGLFDRVELGYDANSNLIRITDQREVVFTTAFDPGNRPVSQSIVKPASVPGVTRQAYAYDVINRVITADNDYARVANSYDPLSRLTSEAQSIRLDGSGFANGWENPIRVSHAYDRQSNATRRRVLDGARTDLAVSTTFDALNREVRRRARYFDTSMHDIATYAYLGPSRVQTKTLGNGAVLTRRYDSKRRTQSHSWTGSNRLLVGFEYGYDRMDNALYERFTHDSGLYDHFQYNDRYEVVAVDYRAPGATPPVNPRTRFFYDDVFNRTQATFGDPFGAAPDTVDSYAANRANEYTRIKRNGKAVGQTHDRAGNLTQLLARPAVNRRQRADVFATARWDAHNLLFSIDTGVTPAQDYRYDAFRRRIATLELDGDAIRSGARRYIYDRWEVVEERLIDDGAKLPAAPSTLERVYVTGREIDEPLLTAIDSTGDRRLGGGAPKNRPGPGADKEYYFLNNRLGSVMALLDADRADGVLERYRYTVYGEVQILPSPDDSGDDPEGAPGVFGNSYRFTARRHDEKAGLYYCRNRFYEPASGRFISRDPLLYVDGPGVYAYTNNNPTGYKDWSGTELTPVPENDGCDGYVHFYSTQEHKTRVTAEARARAEIESPAARALADLQCQAVATRINKACILRKGPIITRESANQTGGESARARRDRKRGREEAVKKGAYRKSCGQNWVARANARWRCRSVRTLRDELARERRYIEQDLDAIEYEKNKRKWVRHVGIAILGAASVYGLARLAFGGGAAAGLAGLGARLRVAVEARRFAGAP, encoded by the coding sequence ATGGAACAGACCGCATCATCCACGCCGCAACCGCGCATCATCCGCTATTGTGGCGACCAGTTGGTCCTGATCGAAAAAGACCCGCACGGGCTCGGTCCCGACTCCGCTGTTTGCTTTGATTTCGATCGCGACGGCCACTTCGAGCACGAGATCCACACGGATTCCGAAGGCCGCTACTGCTTCGCCTTCGCCGCGCACAATCTGAATCACGATGGCGTATTCTCCATGGTCACGCGCGGAGCCCATGGCGGGAAGAGCGAAGTCGTCACCGTTCACGCCATAAAGGAAAAGCCTTTCAACCCCGCCTGCGAAGTTCCCGTGAACCGCGTGCCCATCGAACCCCCTCCGGGCGAGGACAAGCCGCCCGAAGCGGGCATATGCACCTCCGCCTGCACCGCGTGCGAACTCGACGAAACCCTGCCGGGCGCGTCGTTGGATGCTTACACGAACAGCGCCACGCCGATGGTGCGGGGAGTCGAGTTGGCCACGGGCAAGCTGCGCCAATCCTGGTCCATCACGTCCTTCGCCACGCGTCAGCTTGACTTCGACTTTACGCTCCACCACAGCTCTCTGGTCGACTACAACGGTCCCTGGGGCCTCGGCGTTTCCCACAGCTTCAATATGATGATCGTGCAGGACGGGCCACTGTCCGGGCAGGTCGTCACCAGCGACCTCCGGTGCTACCCCATCTACTCCGACGACGGCCACGAATGGCGATTGCCGCGGAACTTCTTCTCCAGACTGCGGCTCGACAAGGCCCGCTGCCGTTGGACCATGACGCATTTCTCCGGGCTTGAAACCGAATTCTTCCAGGGGCCGCCGGGCAAGCCCGGCTATCCACTCTCGATTTGCGATCCCAACCGCAACCGGGCTTACCTCGAATACGATAGCTCCGGGCTGCTGCAATGCATCGTCACGGACCTCGAGCAGGAACTGCACTTCGCCTACGACGAAACCGCGCGGCTTCGCGCATTCACGGATCATCTCGGGCGCGCCTGGCGCTTTGGTTACGACGAGCGCCATCGCCTCACCCGCATGCTCACGCCGGTTACCGAGTTCGCCGATATCGCAGCCTGCCAGGAGATCACGGAGCACGACCTGCCGGGCGTGCTCGCCAAACAGCCGCGCACCACGCTGCTGGGCTATTCAGACGAGCGATTCCCCAGCCACATTACTTCCATCGCCGATCAGCGCGGCGCCACACCGGAATCGCGTGTGTACGATTCGCTCGGACGTGTGCGAACCACCTTCGTCAACGGCATGCCGATCCACTACGACTACCAGGTGGAGTTCGCGCTCGACAAACTTGAAGCCGGTAATCTCGTTACCCGCGTCACCGATCGCGAAGGCAACGTCAACGACTATGAGATTCACGGAACCGCCGGCGGCGCTCTCAACGGCCGGGGGCGGTTCGGGTTGCGCCGTCAGATCACCTGGACCGAGCGCGGCAAAGGCAACCCGCCGCTGCGCATGGACGAGCCTGCCTATTGGGAGCAGCGTTGGCTGCACGACTGCAACTGCCTTGCGCCCATCGTGGCGACGCAGCCGTTCAGCAGCGACGACGCCAAGGCGCTCAACTTCGACGATGCCGGTATCCCCACCGACTGGCCGCGCACCGTCTATGCGTACAACGACGTACGCCAGGTTCTCGTCGATCTCTACACCGATGGCGCCGAGTCGATTCGCACCGAGTCCGCCTACCAGGAGCAGGCGTTCGGCGATGAACGGCAGTACTCCCGGAAGATCCGCTGGACGGAGCCTCGCGGTTTCGACGACAACCCCATCTACGCCGGGTTGGGTTTCACCCACAGCTACCGGTACGATGCCCGCGGGAACCGAACCCGTCATGACGCGCCCACCGTCACCCGCGGCGTCGATGCGCCACAGATCATCGCGGAGACCTGGAGCTACAACGAATTCGGCCAGGTGCTCCAGCACACCGGCCCCAATGGAAACATCACGGCGAATGCCTACTACGACGGACCCAGCACCGGCGGCGATATCAACGCGAAGGGCCCATTCGGTGGCTACTTGCGGTCCGTCACGCGAGGCGCCGGCGGATCCAAGGACGCCGCAACAAATCTGACCACAACTTATCTCGTCAATCCGCTGGGAATGACAACGCGGGAGATCGATCCGAAAGGGTTCATCCACGACACGGAGTACAACAATCTGCAGGAGCGGGTGCGCTGGATCGAGCCACGCGTGACCCTGCGCCAGGGCGCGCAGGTTCGTTATGAAACCCGCTGGGTCTACGATGGCGCGGGCAACGAAGTCCTGGAGCGCCGTAGCAATATCGATCTCGACGGCGCAGTACCGGCCAATCGCTGGATCGACCGGTCAATGAGCTACGACAACGTAAGGAACCTGCTTTCCGATCGCGCCGAGGTCGATGCCGACGGCGCTAGGGACCTTACGACACGCCACGCCTACGACCGCAACGACGACCGGGTGGTGACGCAACGGCCAGAGGGCAATCGAGAGTTCCGAATCTACGACGAGCGGCGGCTGTTGCTCGCCACGTTCTACGGAGTAGCGCCCGGTGGACGCATCGACGACGGATACCCGAGCGACAAACGCGCCCACGATCTCGGCTCCACCGCCTTCGTGGGAGCGACGCTCGACACCTATGATGCGCGTCTCAACCTCGTTCGGCATCGCGACGGGCGGGGCAATCTCACCGGTCGTTTCTTCGACTTCTACAACCGGCAGATCGCCGAGTCCGATCCGAATGGCAACGGCTGGGTGCGAACCTACGATGACGATTCGAACGTGCTCACGACCGCGCGTGGCGCCGTGTCCAGGGAACGGGGCGAGATCACCGAACTCCTCGAACAGACCTTTGAGCGATACGACGAAGCGGGCCGAGGCTACCAGCGTGTGCTCGACATCGATCTCGGCGGCAACGAACAAACGGCTGTCGACCCGGACGACGGAAAGAATTCCAGCTATCGGATCCGCTTCGATCCGGGTGCGCGAACGGTCCTCGGCATGGACGCCAACGGCAATACCACCGCCTACGGCTACGACGCCGCCGATCGTATACTGACGGTTACCGACGCGCTCGGCAACGTGCGGGCTCACGCCTATGACGGCAACTCCAATATCGTCCGGATAACCGAAACGGAAGTGCCCGGTCCCGGCGCGGCCGGAGATCCGGAGACCTGGGTCATCACGTTCGCCTTCGACGAAGTCAATCGACAGACCGAACGGCGCATACTCGGCCTCAACGGCAATAGCATCGACCATGCATGGTTCTTCGCCTACGATTCGCGCGGCAACGAACGGTTGATGCGGGACGCCGAAAACAACGTCACGCGAAGCACGTTCGACTACGCCGACCGTTTGATCCTGCGGCAGCGCTTCGACGGAGATCCGCTCACCGGCGATCCGCTCGAGTTGCTGCGCTACGAGTGGGTCTACGACCGCAATGACCGTGCGGTCGAAGAGCGCGCTCTCTCCGATGTGACGGACCCGGCGAGCGTACAGATCACGCGCCACGCCTACGACGACCTCGACCGCCAGGTTCGGACCGTGTTCCCGGATTCCGACGATCCCATCGACGGCGCCGGCAGTGTCGGCGATGGTTTGTTCGACCGGGTGGAACTCGGCTACGACGCCAACTCGAACCTCATTCGCATCACCGATCAACGGGAGGTCGTCTTCACCACCGCCTTCGATCCCGGAAACCGGCCTGTTTCGCAGTCCATCGTGAAGCCGGCAAGTGTACCCGGCGTGACGCGGCAAGCCTACGCCTACGATGTGATCAATCGTGTGATTACCGCCGACAACGACTATGCCCGTGTCGCGAACAGCTATGATCCCCTCTCACGGCTGACGTCTGAAGCGCAATCGATCCGGCTCGATGGCTCCGGCTTCGCGAACGGATGGGAGAACCCGATTCGCGTGTCGCACGCCTACGATAGACAGTCGAACGCAACGAGGCGCCGGGTGCTCGACGGCGCTCGGACAGACTTGGCTGTTTCCACCACGTTCGATGCGCTCAACCGCGAGGTCCGCCGCAGGGCGCGGTACTTCGACACCTCGATGCACGACATCGCGACCTATGCCTATTTGGGTCCATCGCGTGTGCAGACGAAGACGCTCGGCAACGGCGCGGTGCTGACGCGCCGGTACGACTCCAAACGGCGCACGCAGTCGCACTCCTGGACCGGGTCCAATCGACTGCTCGTTGGCTTCGAATACGGCTACGATCGAATGGACAATGCGCTCTATGAGCGCTTCACCCATGACAGCGGCCTGTACGATCACTTCCAATACAACGATCGCTACGAGGTGGTCGCCGTCGACTACCGCGCGCCGGGCGCCACGCCGCCCGTCAATCCGCGCACCCGCTTCTTCTACGATGACGTCTTCAACCGGACGCAGGCCACGTTCGGCGATCCGTTCGGAGCCGCGCCCGATACCGTCGACAGCTACGCCGCAAACAGAGCCAATGAGTACACACGGATCAAGCGCAACGGCAAGGCCGTAGGTCAGACTCACGATCGCGCCGGCAACCTGACGCAACTTCTGGCGCGGCCGGCCGTGAATCGGCGGCAACGGGCGGATGTGTTCGCTACTGCGCGCTGGGATGCCCACAACCTCCTGTTCAGCATCGATACCGGCGTCACTCCGGCGCAGGATTACCGCTACGACGCATTTCGACGCCGGATCGCCACCTTGGAGCTCGATGGGGACGCGATTCGTTCCGGCGCGCGGCGCTACATCTATGACCGTTGGGAAGTAGTGGAAGAGCGGTTGATCGACGACGGCGCGAAACTCCCCGCGGCGCCCTCAACGCTCGAGCGCGTCTACGTCACCGGCAGGGAGATCGATGAGCCGTTGTTGACTGCGATTGACAGCACCGGCGATCGCCGGCTCGGAGGCGGAGCTCCAAAGAACCGGCCCGGCCCGGGCGCCGACAAGGAATACTATTTCTTGAACAACCGTCTCGGCAGCGTCATGGCGCTGCTCGACGCCGATCGGGCGGATGGCGTGTTGGAACGTTACCGCTACACCGTGTACGGCGAGGTCCAGATACTGCCATCGCCTGACGACAGCGGCGACGATCCGGAGGGCGCCCCGGGAGTATTCGGCAACTCTTATCGATTCACCGCGCGCCGCCATGATGAAAAGGCCGGTCTCTACTACTGCCGCAATCGCTTCTACGAGCCGGCTAGCGGTAGATTCATCAGTCGGGATCCGCTCTTGTACGTCGACGGTCCAGGCGTGTACGCCTATACGAACAACAACCCGACCGGCTATAAAGATTGGTCGGGAACCGAGCTGACACCGGTCCCTGAGAACGATGGCTGCGACGGCTATGTTCATTTCTACTCGACGCAAGAGCACAAAACCCGAGTGACGGCCGAGGCGCGTGCGCGCGCCGAGATCGAGTCCCCCGCGGCGCGCGCACTTGCGGACCTGCAGTGTCAGGCGGTTGCAACCCGAATCAACAAGGCCTGCATATTGCGCAAAGGACCGATCATCACCCGCGAGAGCGCCAATCAGACGGGCGGTGAAAGCGCCAGGGCGAGAAGGGATCGCAAGAGAGGGCGCGAGGAGGCGGTGAAGAAAGGCGCCTACAGAAAGTCCTGCGGTCAGAACTGGGTGGCCAGGGCGAACGCCCGTTGGCGTTGCCGGAGCGTCAGAACCTTGAGGGACGAACTGGCCCGGGAGCGCAGATACATCGAACAGGATCTGGATGCCATCGAGTATGAAAAGAACAAGCGCAAATGGGTAAGGCACGTCGGAATCGCGATTCTGGGCGCTGCTTCGGTATACGGCCTGGCCAGGCTGGCGTTTGGCGGTGGCGCTGCTGCCGGTCTCGCCGGTCTGGGGGCAAGACTCCGGGTTGCGGTGGAAGCCCGCCGGTTCGCTGGGGCGCCTTAG
- a CDS encoding RHS repeat-associated core domain-containing protein — translation MTRASFQPADPVRAAAPLTPSGFGNVYRFTGRRFDDATGLYYYRNRYYEPASGRFINRDPLGYPDSMNACAYVRNNPVNRFDPLGLREPPPILRRFLTYVDEVEDALGRTEVYYRVSVVCECRNGKWKMHAGYSLYYRILIEKRFRKEIEEQAEGKPTSKGVGIYGHELKHVAAVERAVVTDRALHDAIARARTRDYGNKEKDCTDAVAREKARIEGKLKEAITKGVGHAARPGMLRPQDKTLYQPPGGWVEPPTSEADFERERRSRERRGYKQYIPGADTSER, via the coding sequence ATGACACGAGCGTCTTTCCAACCAGCAGACCCAGTGCGGGCGGCGGCGCCGCTTACGCCGTCGGGATTCGGGAATGTCTACCGGTTCACCGGGCGGCGCTTCGACGATGCGACCGGGCTCTACTACTATCGAAATCGCTACTACGAGCCGGCGAGTGGACGGTTCATCAACCGCGACCCGCTTGGGTATCCCGACAGCATGAATGCTTGCGCCTATGTGCGGAACAACCCCGTCAATCGATTCGACCCGCTCGGACTGAGGGAGCCGCCTCCGATTCTGAGGCGGTTTCTCACCTATGTCGACGAGGTCGAGGACGCCCTGGGACGGACCGAAGTCTACTACCGCGTTTCCGTCGTTTGTGAATGCCGGAACGGCAAGTGGAAGATGCACGCCGGCTATAGTCTCTATTACCGCATCCTGATCGAGAAGCGATTCAGAAAGGAAATCGAAGAGCAAGCTGAAGGGAAGCCGACTTCCAAAGGCGTCGGCATCTACGGGCACGAGTTGAAGCATGTCGCGGCGGTGGAGCGGGCGGTGGTGACGGACAGGGCGCTCCACGATGCGATCGCCAGGGCGCGGACTCGCGACTATGGAAACAAGGAAAAGGACTGCACCGATGCCGTGGCTCGGGAAAAGGCGCGGATCGAAGGAAAGCTGAAGGAGGCGATTACCAAGGGAGTGGGCCATGCCGCGCGCCCCGGGATGTTGCGGCCTCAGGACAAGACGCTGTACCAGCCGCCCGGTGGATGGGTGGAGCCACCCACCAGCGAAGCGGATTTCGAACGGGAGCGACGCAGCCGGGAACGCCGGGGCTACAAGCAGTACATCCCCGGTGCAGACACGTCCGAACGATAG
- a CDS encoding HEAT repeat domain-containing protein, giving the protein MTTLTNSKLRAAIALLTAAGAFAATPGERELKDDAGNTILKYVVEAPPGLAAAGTSDPARQVGLVICSQEHDTPTGNDIFPVRQSLLRQGRLDQYVLLAPAPQSRKFGLADHRPIEELIAWALKTYPINPRRVYMYGKGEGSKISMEFAMMHPKLVTAAIGYSWGAWVMPSEVSEPIDFAGSAPEIYLTLGRRDLSYHLTCVRDAHFRLASKGYRMIYREFDDLGDRTYHPPSNDDALEWATRLRNKNIAPSREEAKLLESPKIAGGYYPAIALVGGAPAGAVLRKLFASADEKVRAAAVETCAHGIYDEDATEALAKLLADPSVTVRRAASRAMAMYANWRSKAAQQALIGMATNVAADPLDRLSAADGIAYALRYQVKGARLDPALFATMVALLKDEYEPVRATAIGALMPAYEHTGDGPKRRREPEGGWQAWLDSIQAAEIVPQTGLHFAKTLRAAEGGDPVAQKAVALMYSNGKGVEQNYPEAVKWWTKVALTGDAAAARHAWDLYRTGPGGLARDPEVLAKLAGMVGETVPAPRR; this is encoded by the coding sequence TTGACCACCTTGACGAACTCGAAACTGCGCGCCGCCATCGCGCTCCTGACGGCGGCCGGAGCGTTCGCCGCAACGCCGGGCGAGCGGGAGTTGAAAGACGACGCCGGCAACACGATTCTGAAGTACGTGGTGGAGGCGCCGCCGGGCCTCGCTGCGGCGGGCACGAGCGACCCGGCCCGGCAGGTGGGCCTGGTGATCTGCTCGCAGGAGCACGACACGCCCACGGGAAACGATATCTTCCCGGTTCGCCAGTCTCTGCTGCGGCAGGGCAGGCTCGACCAGTACGTGCTGCTTGCTCCAGCGCCGCAGAGCCGCAAGTTCGGCCTGGCCGATCACCGACCGATCGAGGAGTTGATCGCGTGGGCGCTCAAGACCTATCCGATCAACCCGCGCCGCGTGTACATGTACGGCAAGGGCGAAGGCTCCAAGATCTCGATGGAGTTCGCGATGATGCACCCGAAGCTGGTGACGGCGGCGATCGGCTATAGCTGGGGCGCGTGGGTGATGCCGTCCGAAGTGAGCGAGCCGATCGATTTCGCCGGCTCCGCGCCGGAGATCTATCTCACGCTCGGCCGGCGCGATCTTTCCTACCACCTCACCTGCGTCCGCGATGCCCACTTCCGGCTGGCCTCGAAGGGCTACCGCATGATCTATCGCGAGTTCGACGATCTCGGCGACCGTACCTATCACCCGCCGTCGAACGACGACGCGCTCGAATGGGCGACGCGGCTTCGCAACAAGAACATCGCCCCATCGCGCGAAGAGGCCAAGCTGCTCGAATCGCCGAAGATCGCCGGCGGCTATTATCCGGCCATCGCGCTGGTGGGCGGCGCTCCGGCCGGGGCTGTGCTCCGGAAGCTGTTCGCCTCCGCGGATGAGAAGGTGCGCGCGGCGGCGGTGGAGACTTGCGCGCACGGCATATACGATGAAGACGCCACGGAGGCGCTGGCGAAGCTCCTCGCGGACCCGAGTGTCACCGTCCGGCGCGCCGCCTCGCGGGCGATGGCCATGTACGCCAACTGGCGATCGAAGGCAGCGCAACAGGCGCTGATCGGCATGGCGACCAATGTCGCTGCGGACCCCTTGGACCGGCTGTCCGCGGCCGATGGCATCGCCTACGCGCTGCGGTACCAAGTAAAGGGCGCGCGCCTCGATCCGGCCTTGTTCGCCACGATGGTGGCGCTGCTGAAGGACGAATATGAACCCGTCCGCGCGACGGCGATCGGAGCCCTGATGCCGGCCTACGAGCATACCGGCGACGGGCCCAAGCGGCGGCGCGAACCCGAGGGCGGATGGCAGGCGTGGCTCGATTCGATCCAGGCGGCGGAGATCGTTCCGCAAACGGGCCTGCATTTCGCAAAGACGCTCCGTGCGGCCGAGGGTGGCGACCCGGTAGCGCAGAAGGCAGTGGCGCTGATGTACTCGAACGGCAAGGGCGTTGAGCAGAACTACCCGGAGGCGGTGAAGTGGTGGACCAAGGTGGCGCTCACCGGCGACGCGGCGGCGGCGCGGCATGCCTGGGATCTCTACCGCACCGGTCCGGGCGGGCTCGCGCGCGATCCGGAAGTGCTGGCGAAGCTGGCCGGGATGGTGGGCGAAACGGTTCCAGCGCCGCGCCGGTAG
- a CDS encoding radical SAM protein: MRAWNRAKLLWGYLARRERLSALPVEFIVETTAKCNLYCPMCPRETLVQPKEDMTAEIFERLVQQAGRSAEHMMLIGLGEPFLDRKIFDRIEYCERHNVHTLLSTNGTLLDEAAAARILDSPLAHITLSFDGASAETFEYYRKGARFERVRDNFVRFARMKSERRGRVPQVVVQMVRMERNAHEVDEFARFWSAAPGVDQVRIKEDETNLMRPDAGHGDADWKHPCHYLWRGPMYVKWNGDAYPCCQSYMLEGAPAGNVGRESLDEIWNSESMRRMRRLHVAGRAGEIDVCARCCSTIPHPVLVAGSLVLHGATVRKLLPLVERLTYLAKLPKRLLTPPSRQPAAPTPPDLVQIRNDPPRR, translated from the coding sequence ATGCGGGCATGGAACCGGGCCAAACTTCTCTGGGGCTATCTCGCCCGCCGCGAGCGCCTCTCCGCCCTGCCCGTGGAGTTCATCGTCGAAACCACGGCCAAATGCAACCTCTATTGTCCGATGTGCCCGCGGGAAACGCTGGTGCAGCCCAAGGAGGACATGACCGCCGAGATCTTCGAGCGACTGGTTCAGCAAGCGGGGCGGTCCGCCGAGCACATGATGCTGATTGGACTCGGCGAACCCTTCCTCGATCGCAAAATATTCGACCGCATCGAGTACTGTGAGCGCCATAACGTCCACACGCTGCTCTCGACAAACGGCACACTGCTCGACGAAGCGGCCGCGGCGCGCATCCTTGATTCTCCTCTGGCGCACATCACGCTGAGCTTCGACGGCGCGAGCGCGGAAACATTCGAATATTACCGGAAGGGCGCTCGCTTCGAGCGGGTTCGCGACAACTTCGTGCGGTTCGCGCGGATGAAGAGCGAACGCCGCGGGCGTGTTCCGCAGGTGGTGGTGCAGATGGTGCGCATGGAGCGCAATGCCCATGAAGTGGACGAATTCGCCCGCTTCTGGAGCGCGGCGCCCGGTGTCGACCAGGTGCGCATCAAAGAGGACGAAACAAACCTGATGCGTCCGGACGCCGGACACGGCGACGCGGATTGGAAGCATCCCTGCCACTACCTGTGGCGCGGCCCGATGTACGTGAAGTGGAACGGCGACGCGTATCCATGCTGCCAAAGTTACATGCTGGAAGGCGCGCCGGCGGGGAACGTCGGCCGGGAATCGCTGGACGAGATATGGAATTCGGAATCCATGCGCCGCATGCGCAGGCTGCATGTGGCAGGCCGCGCGGGCGAGATCGACGTTTGCGCGCGCTGCTGCTCCACCATCCCGCATCCGGTGCTGGTGGCCGGGAGCCTGGTGCTTCATGGCGCGACGGTGCGCAAGCTGCTGCCGTTGGTGGAGCGGCTGACGTACCTCGCGAAGCTCCCGAAGCGTCTTCTGACGCCGCCGTCGCGGCAACCGGCCGCACCCACGCCGCCTGATCTGGTCCAGATCAGGAACGATCCTCCTCGCCGCTGA
- a CDS encoding VCBS repeat-containing protein, with product MRVLAVLLLAATPPITAAISDATFRHRFIAREMPGRNMGFGTPALADFDKDGDLDFAVSNRGDGKLYWFEQRSADNWVRHEAGELALGQLGCVTIDADGDGWIDIVIGGYWFRNPGDPRTRPFVRHEYDPAIMREIHDMVVADIDGDGREDIVAMGDADGCFWYSIPPGSATGEWPRTLITFAVRNDLADIHSGLNPNGVADLDGDGDRDVLLTDRWYENTQRGTRWIEHKLLFGKIGPWGFSSRSWIKDLDGDGDADIVVADSDGQNSGLAWIENRDGKMRNHRVHWLANAAPGTRGSFHSLRLADFDLDGDDDIVVVEQEDPSILPQGATPRWFVWENTSVGQDVRFTERVIFDGRLGGHDVIIGDIDGDGDTDIASKIWSVWSGNANGGKVHIDWFENRTR from the coding sequence ATGCGAGTACTCGCCGTTTTGCTGCTGGCCGCCACGCCGCCCATCACTGCCGCGATCTCGGACGCGACGTTCCGCCATCGCTTCATCGCCCGCGAAATGCCCGGCCGCAACATGGGCTTCGGCACACCCGCCCTAGCCGATTTCGACAAAGACGGCGACCTCGATTTCGCTGTCTCCAATCGGGGCGACGGGAAGCTCTATTGGTTCGAGCAGCGTTCCGCCGATAATTGGGTCCGCCATGAAGCCGGCGAGCTCGCGCTCGGGCAATTGGGCTGTGTCACCATCGATGCCGACGGCGACGGCTGGATCGACATCGTCATCGGCGGCTACTGGTTCCGCAATCCCGGCGATCCGCGAACAAGGCCGTTCGTCCGCCACGAATATGATCCGGCCATCATGCGCGAGATCCACGACATGGTCGTCGCCGACATCGACGGTGACGGCCGCGAAGACATCGTCGCCATGGGCGACGCCGACGGCTGTTTCTGGTATTCGATCCCGCCCGGCTCCGCAACCGGCGAATGGCCTCGCACGCTGATCACCTTCGCCGTCCGCAACGACCTCGCCGACATTCACTCCGGGCTGAACCCGAACGGCGTGGCGGACCTCGACGGCGACGGCGACCGCGACGTCCTCCTCACGGACCGCTGGTACGAGAACACCCAACGCGGAACGCGCTGGATCGAGCACAAGCTGCTGTTCGGAAAGATCGGCCCATGGGGATTCTCCTCGCGAAGCTGGATCAAGGATCTCGATGGCGATGGCGACGCCGACATCGTCGTCGCCGATTCCGACGGGCAGAATTCCGGCCTCGCGTGGATCGAGAATCGCGACGGAAAGATGCGGAATCATCGCGTCCATTGGCTCGCCAACGCCGCTCCGGGAACGCGCGGATCCTTCCACTCGCTGCGCCTGGCCGACTTCGATCTCGATGGCGATGACGACATCGTTGTCGTCGAGCAGGAGGACCCGAGCATTCTCCCGCAAGGGGCCACGCCGCGCTGGTTCGTCTGGGAGAACACGTCCGTCGGGCAGGACGTCCGCTTCACCGAGCGCGTGATCTTCGACGGCCGCCTCGGCGGCCACGACGTAATCATCGGCGACATCGACGGAGACGGCGACACCGACATCGCGTCGAAGATATGGAGCGTGTGGAGCGGCAACGCCAACGGCGGCAAGGTCCACATTGATTGGTTCGAGAACCGCACCCGCTAG